A region of the bacterium genome:
TTCTCCCTGATTTCCCGCAGATCTGCTAATGTTTTCACAAATGGTTCCTCCTGCTGAATGTAATTATTGGGACAGTTAATCGAGCGTTCATCCTACCAATCAATCTTGAAGGCAGCCGCCGTCCGAGCAGCTCCTCGGTCAGGCTACGGAAGAAATCGCTAAAACGCCCTCCCGAATCAGTTGTTCGGATTCGCCGGCCAAAGTGTAGAGCATGCAATTTCGCGTGGCCATCTGCATCAGCAGCCAGAACGAATCGAATACAAAGCGGCCGTTGTCAGTCACATGCCGGTACAGAAAGTGGATGTCCGGCGAAGCGATGCACAAATTTGACAACGTGGCGCCGATCTCGCCCAGGGGCATACGATTGAGGCTGTTCAGTCTAAAGTGGACATCCACGAGCGTGCCCTTGCCCAGCGTGGATGATATCTTTAATCCGCCCTCGCAGTCCGTGGCAGCCTGCAGGAGCAACGACAACCCCATCCCCACCGGCC
Encoded here:
- a CDS encoding ATP-binding protein → MRELALHILDIVTNSIEAQASRIIIAVDESVRDNRLRIRIKDNGRGMSQELIDRVLDPFVTTRTTRPVGMGLSLLLQAATDCEGGLKISSTLGKGTLVDVHFRLNSLNRMPLGEIGATLSNLCIASPDIHFLYRHVTDNGRFVFDSFWLLMQMATRNCMLYTLAGESEQLIREGVLAISSVA